Part of the Brevibacillus brevis genome is shown below.
CGAGCCCGTACGGATTGCTGAGCTGGCGAATCGTGTAGCCGGGCAGCGCCACCTCCACTGCCGCTCGTTTGTACAGAGGAACTCTGTCAATGAGCGCGACTTCGTCCACGATGGGCATTTTTTTGCGCAGGCGGTTATGGATCAAGACCCCGTCATCCTTTTGCACGATGGCTCCTTCAATCGAATGACCGTTCTCGACAAGCGCATTGATCCGCGCTGCCACCCATTCGTAATCAAATTCCTTCGGGACCACGGCAATGCACGGTTCTTTCGGCAAAAGCTTTTCCGAGAGCGCATCGATGGGAACCGTCACCCCCACTGCCAACCCTGCGCCCCCCGGTGTATCGGGATTATGGCCAATCATCGATGATTCGGTAATCACCGTTTCGCTGATCAGATCCATGGCCAGGTCGCCTATTACCGGAACAGCGTCGTTTAGCCGAATCAGACGGATGGCTTCGACGCTGATCCCCGCCTTTTTCGCTGCTTCTCTCAAGGCCAGGCTGACGCCTTTCACGTTTTCCACCGTTCCCTTGATCCCTGTCGTCCTGACCAGATGCTGACCGAGGAACGTCACGCTGCTTCCTGCGACTTCCGCCAGGGCTACCTCTGTAGACGAGTTGCCCACATCGACACCGGCCACGATTCGTCGCATACAGACTACTCCTCAAGCTTTTTCAAGCGACCCCGGCGTTCGTAGACATCCGCCGCTTCGCGAACCAGCCTGGCGTTTTCGGTGGCGCCGTATTCCTCTTCCAGTTCACGGGCGATTGCCAGCAATTCCTGCTTCGTAGAGCGGTTCGGCCTGAGCGCGTTGTATATTTGCAGAATGCGTTCGTCGGAAATACGGATCAGCTCTGCTGCCCGGCGGAAGTTGTTCGCCAACTGCGTCCTGCCCAAACTGTCCGAAATTTGCGCGTGAAGCAGAAGCGTCTCGGGGCTGATCCGCATGTCTGCACTCGTGATTTCACCGGCGATGGCCGCATCGAGCGTCAATTCATGGTAAGCCTTTCGCGTAGGCGTAAATAACAGCTCAGGACGCTTCGTTCCCAATGGGTAATGCTCTTTGGTCAAAGTCTCCATCGTTTTTCCCCCTATCCGACGATTTTGAATTCCGCCATCACCTCAACCGGCCTCGCTTCCGGAACGATCGATTCGCACTCCTTCAAATACAGGATGGCCGCTACAGCCTGATACTTCGGCCTCGCCATCTGGTCATTGACCACCGGCACCGGATTGGGGCTGCCTCCTAGCGCATAGGCCGCCGCATTTCGTCCGATCGCACGGTACGTCTCGAGGGTAATCAGCGGCGATTGCGGAAACAATTCGAGGTTGCTCAACGGGTCGAGGTCGCGTTGATGAATGACGGTGGTTCCGCGCGACTGGATGCCGATGCCGATACCCGACCCGCTGAGCTTTGCCGCCTCATGGGCCATAAATGCAAGATCAGCTGTGCGCAGACTGCGGTTGATGCGTACCGCGCCCCCCTGCTCCTCGATGCCGGCGATCACTTCCCGCAGCACTGCGGCGTGCTCCACTTTCACGATCGTTTTGTTCATCTCCTTGCCAAAGGCAGGGGCAATGGCGATGACCACTTCATGAGGATGATGCCCCTTCTGTGCAGGCCCGCACTCGTTTAGCTTCATTTCAATAGCAAACGCGGATGATGTCATGCCCGGATCTACCTCCCTCAACCAAATTCTGATGGACTAATGGCTTGGCGAATCGTCTTGATTTCTTCCCACCGTTCCGCACTCATCCGATAGCCGGTTCCCGGCCCCCTGTAATCGTTCATGTCGTTTACTGCACTCACGACCACATTGTCCTTGTCAATAATCGCCGAGGTGTGCAAATAATCGCCCGCAACCCGCTGCTTGAGCATCGCAAAAATTCGTTCCGCCACTGTACGATAGCCGCATTTGGCAAGGACAAGCGCGATGTCCAGGCCCGTGATCCCCTCGCGCAAAATCCTCTCTGCAGCCTTGAGATCCTCCACCACGTTTCGCTGCG
Proteins encoded:
- a CDS encoding diol dehydratase small subunit encodes the protein METLTKEHYPLGTKRPELLFTPTRKAYHELTLDAAIAGEITSADMRISPETLLLHAQISDSLGRTQLANNFRRAAELIRISDERILQIYNALRPNRSTKQELLAIARELEEEYGATENARLVREAADVYERRGRLKKLEE
- a CDS encoding propanediol/glycerol family dehydratase medium subunit — its product is MTSSAFAIEMKLNECGPAQKGHHPHEVVIAIAPAFGKEMNKTIVKVEHAAVLREVIAGIEEQGGAVRINRSLRTADLAFMAHEAAKLSGSGIGIGIQSRGTTVIHQRDLDPLSNLELFPQSPLITLETYRAIGRNAAAYALGGSPNPVPVVNDQMARPKYQAVAAILYLKECESIVPEARPVEVMAEFKIVG